In the genome of Chryseobacterium oryzae, one region contains:
- the aceB gene encoding malate synthase A, which produces METKTQLRIKAQQQFEEIFTNDLVDFLVELHQNFNAKRLELLDEREITQKDFDKGILPKFLPETEEIRTGNWVCNPLPEDLLDRRVEITGPVDRKMIINALNCGASTFMADFEDSNSPTWKNCMEGQIHLSDAINRRIDFTNEQGKSYQLNEEMAVLLVRPRGLHLNEKHIEINDEQTSASLIDFGIYFFRNIKQLIENGSATYFYLPKLEHYKEARWWNDVFVFAQNYLGIPQGTIKATVLIETITASFQIDEILFELKEHSSGLNCGRWDYIFSFIKKFRNLPEFILPDRDQVTMTSPFMNAYSKRVIEVCHKRNVHAIGGMAAQIPIKNDYEANSQAFGKVRNDKEREAKNGHDGTWVAHPDLVSVAKDIFDQFMPEKNQIDKKFDYQITENDLLEIPKGEITEQGVRKNINVGILYIESWLMGVGAAAIYNLMEDAATAEISRTQVWQWLKNEAFLNDERKLTREMILQWEFEELERIEKYVGEERFKNGKFTLAKELFNELIFCENFVEFLTLKAYLFI; this is translated from the coding sequence ATGGAAACTAAGACTCAATTAAGAATTAAAGCTCAGCAACAGTTTGAAGAAATTTTTACTAATGATTTAGTTGATTTTTTGGTTGAGCTTCATCAGAACTTTAATGCTAAAAGATTAGAGCTTTTAGATGAAAGAGAAATTACACAGAAAGATTTCGATAAAGGAATTCTTCCAAAATTTCTTCCAGAAACCGAAGAAATCAGAACAGGAAATTGGGTTTGCAATCCACTTCCTGAAGATTTGCTGGATCGAAGAGTGGAAATTACTGGGCCAGTTGATCGAAAAATGATTATTAATGCTTTGAATTGTGGTGCTTCAACTTTTATGGCGGATTTTGAAGACAGCAATTCTCCAACCTGGAAAAACTGTATGGAAGGTCAAATCCATCTTTCGGATGCAATCAATAGAAGAATTGATTTTACAAATGAGCAGGGAAAATCATACCAATTAAATGAAGAAATGGCTGTTCTGCTAGTTCGTCCAAGAGGTTTGCATTTGAATGAAAAACATATTGAAATCAATGATGAACAAACTTCCGCTTCATTAATAGATTTTGGAATTTATTTTTTCAGAAACATAAAACAATTGATAGAAAACGGAAGTGCAACTTATTTTTATCTCCCCAAATTAGAACATTACAAAGAAGCACGCTGGTGGAATGACGTCTTTGTTTTTGCTCAAAACTATCTCGGAATTCCTCAGGGAACAATTAAAGCAACAGTTTTAATTGAAACTATCACTGCATCTTTTCAAATCGATGAAATTTTATTCGAATTAAAAGAACATAGTTCCGGTTTGAATTGTGGTCGATGGGATTATATTTTTTCATTCATTAAAAAATTCAGAAATCTTCCAGAATTTATTCTCCCTGATCGTGATCAGGTAACAATGACTTCACCTTTTATGAATGCATACTCAAAAAGAGTGATTGAAGTTTGTCATAAAAGAAATGTTCACGCGATTGGTGGAATGGCGGCGCAGATTCCTATTAAAAATGATTATGAAGCCAACAGTCAGGCTTTTGGAAAGGTCAGAAATGATAAAGAGCGTGAAGCGAAAAATGGTCACGATGGAACTTGGGTTGCACATCCCGATTTGGTTTCTGTGGCGAAAGATATTTTCGACCAGTTTATGCCTGAGAAAAATCAAATCGATAAAAAGTTTGATTATCAAATTACAGAAAATGATTTACTGGAAATTCCAAAAGGAGAAATTACCGAACAGGGTGTCCGAAAAAATATCAACGTCGGAATTCTGTATATCGAATCTTGGTTAATGGGAGTAGGTGCAGCTGCGATTTATAATCTGATGGAAGATGCGGCAACTGCTGAAATTTCAAGGACTCAAGTTTGGCAATGGCTGAAAAATGAAGCATTTCTAAATGATGAAAGAAAACTGACCAGGGAAATGATTCTTCAATGGGAATTTGAGGAACTGGAAAGAATTGAAAAATATGTCGGTGAAGAACGTTTCAAAAACGGAAAATTTACTCTGGCAAAAGAACTTTTTAACGAATTGATTTTCTGTGAAAACTTTGTTGAATTTTTAACATTGAAAGCGTATCTGTTTATTTAA
- a CDS encoding DDE-type integrase/transposase/recombinase, producing the protein MGWGWCYLSTVIDDFSRYTVHWELCRNMKVNDVQRTMDTAIKKANLRKGQTPKLLSDNGSCYVADELKNYLEDRHAMKQIHGKPAHPQTQGKIERYHRTMKKCGETVPLLQPGGTGKGFGGVCEPL; encoded by the coding sequence CTGGGCTGGGGCTGGTGCTATCTAAGCACGGTAATTGATGATTTTAGTCGCTATACCGTCCACTGGGAACTTTGCCGAAATATGAAAGTGAACGATGTCCAAAGAACGATGGATACGGCAATAAAGAAGGCGAACCTGAGAAAGGGACAAACCCCGAAACTATTGTCGGACAACGGTTCCTGCTATGTTGCCGATGAACTGAAGAATTATCTTGAAGACAGGCACGCTATGAAGCAGATCCACGGAAAACCCGCACATCCCCAGACTCAAGGCAAGATTGAACGCTACCACCGGACGATGAAAAAATGTGGTGAAACTGTACCATTACTACAGCCCGGAGGAACTGGAAAAGGCTTTGGAGGAGTTTGTGAACCGCTATAA
- a CDS encoding IS3 family transposase, with the protein MKLYHYYSPEELEKALEEFVNRYNNERYHESLQNLTPADVYFGRADEVLKIRQQIKSETLKRRKREYYKTKLVQI; encoded by the coding sequence GTGAAACTGTACCATTACTACAGCCCGGAGGAACTGGAAAAGGCTTTGGAGGAGTTTGTGAACCGCTATAACAACGAGCGCTACCACGAATCCCTGCAGAATCTCACCCCGGCAGATGTCTACTTTGGAAGGGCGGATGAAGTCCTCAAAATAAGACAGCAGATAAAATCTGAAACTTTGAAAAGAAGAAAAAGAGAATATTACAAAACTAAACTAGTCCAAATATGA
- a CDS encoding Dyp-type peroxidase produces MALEFLKRIFNPNKVEIELNEIQALILRSRPIPYFGTVAIIEIKDAVAARQMLQKLLPIVSSAEDWHKNEGASVTLTFTYKGLEKIGVPQESLDTFPESFKEGMAERSRFLYDIGVNDPKNWEKVFKRSHIHIAAAIIANNEEAWKSQLEEFRSKLTNNSGVEVIMSHDFAVSEEVKNVFGFRDGISNPEIEGSGIDVPPGFDRPLKAGEFIMGYPGEAGIIKPFPQPEVLGKNGSFMVFRKYQSQVAEFNQFIKENSSSPEEGELLAAKMVGRWRSGAPLVLAPEKDDKALGDDMQKNNDFSFKNDEYGKKCPFSSHIRRMNPRDSKSFVLEDERLHRIIRKSVTFGEIVPPEVTKNDGKERGQYFIGISADAMGTLEFLQKQWANDGNSQNLGTEKDPMIGVQDEDALFSAPGEPLIKRYRGLQTYNIVKGGEYCFIPSISALKWISELK; encoded by the coding sequence ATGGCATTGGAATTTTTAAAGCGGATTTTTAATCCCAATAAAGTTGAAATTGAGCTGAACGAAATACAGGCCTTAATTCTCAGAAGCCGACCTATACCATATTTCGGAACAGTGGCTATTATTGAAATCAAAGATGCTGTGGCAGCCAGACAAATGCTCCAAAAACTCTTGCCGATTGTGAGTTCTGCGGAAGACTGGCATAAGAATGAAGGCGCATCGGTTACTTTGACATTCACTTATAAAGGTCTGGAAAAAATCGGTGTGCCTCAAGAGTCACTCGATACTTTTCCCGAATCCTTCAAGGAGGGAATGGCAGAACGTTCCCGGTTTCTGTACGACATTGGAGTCAATGACCCTAAAAACTGGGAAAAGGTTTTTAAAAGATCACATATTCACATCGCTGCTGCAATTATCGCCAACAATGAAGAGGCGTGGAAAAGCCAGCTGGAGGAATTTCGTTCTAAATTGACGAATAACAGCGGCGTAGAAGTAATAATGAGCCACGATTTCGCCGTATCTGAAGAGGTTAAAAATGTATTCGGATTCAGGGATGGCATCAGCAATCCGGAAATTGAAGGCAGTGGGATAGATGTTCCTCCCGGATTTGACCGTCCGCTTAAAGCAGGCGAATTTATAATGGGCTATCCTGGAGAAGCAGGCATCATAAAGCCATTTCCACAACCTGAAGTTTTAGGTAAGAACGGTTCTTTTATGGTTTTCAGAAAGTACCAAAGTCAGGTAGCAGAATTTAATCAATTCATTAAGGAAAATTCTTCTTCGCCGGAAGAGGGAGAACTCTTGGCTGCCAAAATGGTAGGTCGCTGGCGAAGTGGTGCACCTTTGGTTTTAGCTCCCGAAAAGGATGATAAAGCGCTAGGAGATGATATGCAAAAGAACAATGATTTTTCTTTCAAGAATGATGAGTACGGTAAAAAGTGTCCGTTCAGTTCGCATATCCGCAGGATGAACCCAAGAGATTCCAAATCTTTTGTTTTGGAGGATGAACGTTTGCACAGGATCATCAGAAAAAGTGTAACTTTTGGCGAAATTGTTCCGCCGGAGGTAACTAAAAATGACGGTAAGGAACGTGGACAGTACTTTATTGGCATTAGTGCCGATGCAATGGGAACACTGGAATTTCTTCAAAAACAATGGGCAAACGATGGTAACTCCCAAAATCTGGGAACAGAAAAAGATCCTATGATTGGTGTACAGGACGAAGACGCACTGTTTTCTGCACCGGGAGAACCCCTCATCAAAAGATACCGTGGTTTGCAGACCTACAACATTGTGAAAGGCGGCGAATATTGTTTTATTCCAAGCATTTCTGCTTTAAAATGGATTAGCGAATTAAAATAA
- a CDS encoding helix-turn-helix domain-containing protein encodes MNSESDYIKTVFGLKLKQQRQKKNWSLQDLATKTGLSKSYLNEIENGKKYPKHDKIIQLSESLNCTFDDLVSTKLDKSLAPFNEILQSDFFKEIPLELFGINKNNLISIISDAPKKVTAFINALIEISQNYNLGKERFYFAVLRSFQELYDNYFPEIEDKALQFAQENKVEIGKNLQSDILENILSEKFNYKIQSENFEEYGTLDNLRSLFIPEKKLLLLNKKLERDQKTFILSKEIGFNVLELKNRPNTYSWLDFGSFEEILNNFYASYFAGALLISKKKIIRKTSEFFFQNEWNPQNFESLIEKFTNSPETFYYRLTNLLSSELGIKDLFYLCLVKKKNSDKIQILKELHLNHQQAPHANATNEQYCRRWIAVKNLHDLTENETLTDAQISHYKDQGFSYLVISTSQKNPFSDGSNRSYCLGILLNAQTIKKINFIKSSTLKTINVGVTCESCSIADCEVRQAPAVRLEKEHFNLNMKSAIEKIKKGCEAER; translated from the coding sequence ATGAATTCTGAAAGTGACTATATCAAGACGGTTTTCGGGCTAAAACTGAAACAGCAAAGACAAAAGAAAAACTGGTCTTTGCAGGATCTCGCTACAAAGACCGGATTGTCTAAATCTTACCTCAATGAAATTGAAAATGGCAAAAAATATCCGAAGCACGATAAAATTATTCAGCTTTCAGAATCACTGAACTGCACTTTTGATGATTTAGTATCGACAAAACTGGATAAAAGTTTAGCTCCATTTAATGAAATTTTACAATCGGATTTTTTCAAAGAAATCCCTTTGGAACTTTTCGGAATCAATAAAAATAATTTGATAAGTATTATCAGCGATGCACCAAAAAAAGTAACTGCGTTCATTAATGCTTTGATCGAAATTTCTCAGAATTATAATTTAGGAAAAGAACGATTTTACTTCGCTGTTCTTCGTTCGTTTCAGGAATTGTATGACAATTATTTCCCTGAAATTGAAGATAAAGCATTACAGTTTGCGCAAGAAAATAAAGTAGAGATTGGTAAAAATCTACAGTCGGATATTTTAGAAAATATCTTATCTGAAAAATTTAATTATAAAATTCAGTCAGAAAATTTTGAAGAATATGGAACTTTAGACAATCTCCGTTCGCTTTTTATTCCTGAAAAAAAACTATTGCTTTTAAATAAAAAATTGGAACGGGATCAAAAAACATTTATTCTATCAAAAGAAATCGGCTTCAATGTTTTGGAATTAAAAAATCGTCCAAATACATACTCCTGGTTGGATTTTGGAAGTTTTGAGGAAATTTTAAATAATTTTTATGCTTCTTATTTTGCCGGAGCATTATTGATTTCAAAAAAAAAAATCATTAGAAAAACTTCAGAATTTTTCTTTCAGAATGAATGGAACCCCCAAAATTTTGAAAGTCTGATTGAGAAATTCACCAATTCACCGGAAACTTTTTATTACAGATTAACGAATTTACTTTCTTCAGAATTAGGAATTAAAGATTTGTTTTATTTATGCCTTGTTAAAAAGAAAAATTCAGATAAAATTCAGATTTTAAAAGAGTTACATTTAAACCATCAACAAGCTCCACACGCAAATGCAACCAACGAACAATACTGCAGAAGATGGATTGCTGTAAAAAATCTACACGATTTAACTGAAAATGAAACTTTGACGGACGCCCAGATTTCTCATTACAAAGATCAGGGATTCAGCTATTTGGTGATTTCTACTTCACAAAAAAACCCGTTTTCGGATGGAAGTAATCGAAGTTATTGTTTAGGAATTCTGCTGAATGCTCAAACTATTAAGAAAATCAATTTCATTAAATCATCAACTTTAAAAACGATAAACGTTGGTGTAACTTGTGAATCGTGCAGTATTGCAGATTGTGAAGTAAGACAGGCGCCGGCCGTTCGATTGGAAAAGGAACACTTTAATCTGAATATGAAAAGTGCGATTGAAAAAATTAAAAAGGGATGTGAAGCGGAGAGGTAA
- a CDS encoding integrase core domain-containing protein has translation MKLNLRSKRKKRLPARVKEPLLRPIYPNVTWSMDFMHDTLENGKSVRSLNIIDDFNREILNITIDTSLPSAKVVSELEQLIDWRGKPEKIRVDNGPEFIAGKLKDWCNENEIILHYIQPGKPTQNSLVERFNRTFRAEFLDVYLFENIRQMRNYSEIWMWMYNNERPHKSLQYLTPRDFLLKYGKLKQTQALEFPTFQQNFNNHNSKLLTKNSTFEYA, from the coding sequence ATGAAACTGAATCTGAGAAGCAAGCGGAAGAAACGGCTTCCGGCAAGGGTAAAAGAACCTTTGCTTCGACCTATTTATCCCAATGTAACGTGGAGTATGGACTTTATGCACGACACTTTGGAGAATGGTAAAAGCGTGAGAAGCCTTAATATTATTGATGATTTTAACAGAGAGATTTTGAATATTACGATCGATACCAGTTTACCATCAGCAAAAGTAGTTTCCGAGCTGGAGCAACTGATCGACTGGCGTGGGAAACCGGAAAAAATAAGAGTTGACAATGGTCCAGAGTTTATTGCAGGAAAATTAAAAGACTGGTGCAACGAAAATGAGATTATTCTTCATTATATTCAGCCTGGAAAACCTACGCAAAACTCTTTGGTGGAGAGATTCAACAGGACTTTTCGGGCAGAATTTCTGGATGTTTATCTTTTTGAGAACATCAGGCAGATGAGAAATTACTCAGAAATATGGATGTGGATGTATAATAATGAGCGCCCTCACAAATCATTGCAATATCTCACACCAAGAGATTTTTTGTTGAAATATGGAAAACTCAAACAAACACAGGCATTAGAGTTTCCCACATTCCAACAAAAT
- the aceA gene encoding isocitrate lyase — translation MKTKQEKIQELEKDWLDNPRWNGVKRPYTAEDVLKLRGSYQLDYTIATEMSKKFWTKLNSQDFVAGLGALTGNQAVQEVDAGLEAIYLSGWQVAADANLSGEMYPDQSLYPANSVPSVVKKINNALLRADQIQSVNGGGEKEYLVPIIADAEAGFGGNLNAYELMKQMIEAGAAAVHFEDQLSSAKKCGHLGGKVLVPTQEAVNKLISARLAADVLGVPTVIIARTDADAADLLTSDIDDRDKKFVTGKRTSEGFYVVKNGVEQGIDRGLSYAPYADLIWMETSNPDLEMARKFAEGIRTKFPDKMLAYNCSPSFNWAAKLSVDEMLNFREELGKMGYKFQFITLAGFHALNTAMFELALAYKEKGMAGYSELQEREFALQKQGFRAVKHQSFVGTGYFDEIQNIVTNGSAATVAMRDSTETAQFH, via the coding sequence ATGAAAACAAAACAGGAAAAAATTCAGGAATTAGAAAAAGATTGGCTGGATAATCCACGTTGGAATGGCGTGAAAAGACCTTACACAGCCGAAGATGTACTGAAACTTCGAGGTTCTTACCAATTAGATTATACGATTGCTACCGAAATGTCAAAGAAATTCTGGACAAAACTCAATTCTCAGGATTTTGTTGCCGGATTAGGAGCTTTAACTGGAAATCAAGCGGTTCAGGAAGTTGATGCGGGACTGGAAGCAATTTATCTTTCAGGTTGGCAAGTTGCAGCAGATGCTAATTTGTCTGGTGAAATGTATCCCGATCAATCTTTGTACCCAGCGAATTCAGTACCTTCTGTTGTGAAGAAAATTAATAATGCATTATTAAGGGCAGATCAAATTCAATCCGTAAACGGAGGTGGAGAAAAAGAATATTTAGTTCCAATAATCGCCGATGCAGAAGCAGGTTTTGGCGGAAATTTAAATGCTTATGAATTAATGAAGCAAATGATTGAGGCGGGAGCGGCAGCAGTACATTTTGAAGATCAGTTATCTTCTGCGAAAAAATGTGGGCATTTGGGTGGAAAAGTTTTGGTTCCGACTCAAGAAGCGGTTAATAAGCTAATATCGGCTCGTTTAGCAGCAGATGTTTTGGGAGTACCGACTGTAATTATTGCTAGAACAGATGCAGATGCGGCAGATTTGTTGACTTCAGATATTGATGACAGGGATAAAAAGTTTGTGACAGGGAAAAGAACTTCCGAAGGTTTCTATGTTGTGAAAAATGGTGTAGAGCAGGGAATTGACAGAGGTTTATCTTATGCTCCTTATGCCGATTTGATCTGGATGGAAACGTCAAATCCGGATCTGGAGATGGCAAGAAAATTTGCAGAAGGAATTCGTACAAAATTTCCAGATAAAATGTTGGCTTATAACTGTTCACCTTCTTTTAATTGGGCTGCAAAATTAAGTGTCGATGAAATGCTGAATTTCCGAGAAGAATTGGGAAAAATGGGTTACAAATTCCAGTTTATTACATTGGCTGGTTTTCATGCTTTGAATACTGCGATGTTTGAATTAGCTTTGGCATATAAAGAAAAAGGAATGGCAGGTTATTCTGAATTGCAGGAACGCGAATTTGCTTTGCAGAAGCAGGGTTTCAGAGCGGTAAAACATCAGTCTTTTGTTGGGACAGGATATTTTGATGAAATTCAAAATATTGTAACCAATGGTTCGGCAGCAACAGTGGCGATGAGAGATTCGACAGAAACAGCACAGTTTCATTAA
- a CDS encoding transposase, which translates to MKNSKFSEVQIIKILSEQNQGKTVNEICREHGISQPTFYKWKSKYGGLDVQQLSKMKELEKELSQYKKIVVELTLENVVMKDVIAKKL; encoded by the coding sequence ATGAAAAACAGTAAATTTTCAGAAGTTCAGATTATCAAGATTTTATCTGAGCAAAATCAAGGAAAGACAGTGAATGAGATCTGTCGGGAACACGGTATCAGCCAGCCCACATTTTATAAATGGAAGAGCAAATATGGCGGTTTGGATGTTCAGCAACTCTCCAAAATGAAAGAACTTGAAAAGGAACTTTCGCAATACAAAAAAATCGTAGTGGAACTTACGTTGGAAAATGTGGTGATGAAAGATGTAATTGCAAAAAAGCTGTAA